From the genome of Coffea eugenioides isolate CCC68of unplaced genomic scaffold, Ceug_1.0 ScVebR1_23;HRSCAF=104, whole genome shotgun sequence, one region includes:
- the LOC113756542 gene encoding uncharacterized protein LOC113756542 yields the protein MPRAPSSFFINAKNIFLTYPRYVLPKQQALDAIRNIQFLISPIYVRVAQETHQDGSPHLHCLLQFEGKFRTQSARFFDIKCPSSNSMFHPNVQGVRSSSAVRDYISKYGDFVEWGKFRPDGRSSLSSDKIDDVYAAALAGQDKGMALSIIKKGDPRSFIIHYDKLSSNLDRIFQKPQEPYVARFQQFAHVPSFLIQWATQNIIGPDNRPHRPMSIIIEGPSRTGKTCWARSLNPRAHNYYAGHIDLGHHSDDAWYNVIDDVSPQFLKHWKEFLGAQRDWSSNCKYAKPRKIKGGTPTIVLCNPGANSSYHDYLSAPDKQELLNWTKQNAAFSFLEQPLFALTNQEQAPIVQEVQELDSNN from the coding sequence ATGCCGAGAGCACCTTCTTCCTTCTTCATAAACGCGAAGAACATATTTCTCACCTATCCCAGGTATGTTCTTCCCAAACAACAAGCATTAGATGCAATTAGGAACATCCAGTTCCTTATTTCCCCTATTTATGTACGGGTTGCTCAAGAAACCCACCAAGATGGTTCTCCCCATCTACACTGTCTGCTTCAATTCGAAGGTAAATTTCGAACTCAATCTGCGAGGTTCTTCGATATCAAATGTCCCAGTTCGAATTCGATGTTCCATCCAAATGTTCAAGGCGTGAGGAGTTCATCAGCAGTTAGGGATTACATCTCCAAATACGGTGATTTTGTCGAATGGGGGAAGTTCCGGCCAGATGGCCGGAGCAGTTTGTCATCTGACAAAATAGATGATGTATATGCCGCTGCGCTTGCCGGGCAAGATAAGGGAATGGCCCTCAGTATTATCAAGAAGGGCGATCCTCGATCGTTCATTATACATTACGACAAATTGTCCAGCAATCTGGATAGAATATTCCAGAAGCCACAAGAACCATACGTGGCTCGTTTCCAACAGTTTGCACACGTTCCTTCGTTCCTGATCCAGTGGGCCACTCAAAATATTATTGGGCCTGATAACAGACCACACAGGCCCATGTCCATAATAATAGAAGGCCCAAGTCGAACTGGTAAAACATGTTGGGCTAGAAGTCTCAATCCTAGAGCCCACAACTACTATGCAGGCCATATTGATCTGGGCCATCACTCTGATGATGCGTGGTACAACGTCATAGATGACGTAAGCCCTCAATTTCTCAAGCACTGGAAAGAATTCCTGGGTGCACAACGAGATTGGTCGTCCAATTGCAAATATGCCAAACCCAGGAAAATCAAAGGGGGAACTCCGACAATTGTGCTCTGCAATCCTGGTGCCAATTCTTCGTATCACGACTATTTAAGTGCACCAGACAAGCAGGAGCTTCTCAACTGGACTAAGCAGAATGCCGCATTCTCCTTCCTGGAACAACCCCTCTTTGCACTCACAAACCAAGAGCAGGCACCAATTGTCCAAGAAGTTCAAGAATTGGATAGCAACAACTAA